The nucleotide sequence ACCAGATCCGCGATCTGCAGCGCCGCATGCTCGGGATCATCGACCAATAAAAAGCCAGTGCAGAAAAGTGCTGAGGGTACAGCAGTACAGGGGTGCAGTGGTGCAAGCGGCAAAACGGTTTGAGGAGTTAACGTTTTGGCTTGCGCGGACTCCGGCTTTCTGGCTCTTTCGCCACTGGTAGCCTCACAAAGCTTCTAGGACCAAGAACGGGGACTTCGTATGGCAGGCGACAAAGGGGAAAAAATACTCAGTCCTGTGGCCGAGCAACAGGCCATTTTCAGAGCTGGTTTGTCTGGCTCCGGTTCTCCCACAAGATGCGACCAAAGCCTCGCCAATAATTGTACTTATCCCCTTTTCCGTATTAACGGAAAAGTTCAGCGGCGCGCCCGTTTCTGGCGCGTCCGCTGGATCGAATTGTTAGGCGTAAGTTCATTAGTTCGCAACGTCCCCTCGCTCTCTTCCAGATCGAGGAACCCGAGTTGCTGAAAACGCAGGAAGAGTTCCCGGCAAACCCACGCATCGGTGGCGGCGTAAGCGATTTGCTTCGGCATCAGCCGGGGGCTGGCCCAGTTGGAAGTGGAGGAGCCCTTGGTGACGCGAAATCCGAGCAGCTGCCCAGCCAGATTGCGGATGCCTGATTGTTTGATGCCTTGCCGTTGCGCCACGAGGCTCAGGTCAACGATGTTTTGAGGTTCAAACGGAAAAACCCTCTTGAGATTCGAGAAATCGTCAGCCAGCCCGATGCCTG is from Candidatus Methylomirabilota bacterium and encodes:
- a CDS encoding 3'-5' exonuclease domain-containing protein 2, which produces MTREEIAQLAIRKYEGTTCLVSSAQDVERAIHVIHGEQVVGLDTETKPAFHKGQFHLPCLVQIATASVVYLFQLKRMDFSGALVEMLENPALIKAGIGLADDFSNLKRVFPFEPQNIVDLSLVAQRQGIKQSGIRNLAGQLLGFRVTKGSSTSNWASPRLMPKQIAYAATDAWVCRELFLRFQQLGFLDLEESEGTLRTNELTPNNSIQRTRQKRARR